The following proteins come from a genomic window of Pseudomonas sp. WJP1:
- a CDS encoding OmpP1/FadL family transporter codes for MKKVMLKTTISLAVALASTQLFASGFALNEQSISGMGTGFAGRSSSADDASTVFGNPAGMSRLKREQVTGGVAFIDAHADISDASSSNGGTNKGDMVPFMGVPMGYYVKPLDDQWAVGFGVYAPFGLVTDYENGFAGRYFGSKSEVTIVTLQPTVSYAFNDKVSIGFGPTINRIDGKLESNLSLSRNPAAPDGEVKIKGDDTALGYNIGILVQATDSTRVGLTYHSKVKYKLEGDTKVNYVGLAALRQSPNQKYDASLDITTPESVDFSVTHQLDDQWTLYAGSTWTRWSRLKEITVENSGVPAALNPAFGTITEEQNWHDTWAHAIGASYQLNKQWVLRTGLSVDQSPTNNENRSPRIPTGDRTIFSLGAGWSPTDDLTIDVAYSYLREESVKVNDDNDRQTYSAKYENWANGFGVGATYRF; via the coding sequence ATGAAAAAAGTAATGCTCAAAACCACCATTAGCCTCGCCGTTGCCTTGGCATCCACCCAACTCTTCGCAAGTGGTTTTGCCCTCAACGAACAAAGCATCAGCGGGATGGGGACAGGTTTTGCCGGGCGATCTTCTTCTGCCGACGACGCATCCACCGTTTTTGGCAACCCTGCCGGCATGTCTCGCCTCAAGCGCGAACAAGTGACCGGTGGCGTTGCATTCATTGACGCACACGCTGACATCAGTGATGCCAGCTCTTCGAATGGTGGCACCAACAAGGGCGACATGGTCCCTTTCATGGGCGTGCCCATGGGTTACTACGTCAAGCCACTCGATGACCAGTGGGCAGTCGGTTTCGGCGTCTACGCTCCTTTCGGCCTGGTGACCGACTACGAGAACGGCTTCGCCGGCCGTTACTTCGGCAGCAAGAGTGAAGTCACGATCGTGACCCTGCAGCCAACCGTCAGCTACGCCTTCAACGACAAGGTGTCGATCGGTTTTGGTCCAACCATCAACCGCATCGACGGCAAGCTGGAATCGAATCTGTCGCTGAGCCGCAACCCGGCCGCACCGGACGGTGAAGTCAAAATCAAGGGTGATGACACTGCGCTGGGCTACAACATTGGTATCCTGGTGCAAGCCACCGACTCCACTCGCGTCGGCCTGACCTATCACTCGAAAGTGAAGTACAAGCTCGAGGGTGACACCAAGGTCAACTACGTCGGCCTCGCCGCCCTGCGCCAGAGCCCGAACCAGAAGTACGACGCTTCGCTGGACATCACCACACCTGAGTCGGTGGACTTCTCGGTTACTCATCAACTGGACGACCAGTGGACCCTCTACGCAGGCAGCACCTGGACTCGCTGGAGCCGCCTGAAAGAAATCACCGTCGAGAACAGTGGCGTGCCCGCTGCCTTGAACCCAGCGTTCGGCACCATTACTGAAGAACAGAACTGGCACGACACCTGGGCTCACGCCATCGGTGCTTCCTACCAGCTGAACAAACAGTGGGTGCTGCGTACCGGCCTGTCGGTTGACCAGTCGCCAACCAACAACGAAAACCGCTCCCCGCGCATCCCGACGGGCGATCGCACGATTTTCAGCCTGGGCGCCGGCTGGAGCCCGACCGACGACCTGACCATCGACGTTGCGTACTCGTACCTGCGTGAAGAGTCGGTCAAGGTCAACGATGACAACGACCGCCAGACCTACAGCGCCAAGTACGAAAACTGGGCAAACGGTTTCGGCGTCGGTGCTACCTACCGCTTCTGA
- a CDS encoding sel1 repeat family protein yields the protein MKFRTPPPSSSVKSSTVASPKRISMRVAEWLLDSPRLGENPNVKHIAGRLLKQPAREGVVAAQSRLGQLMCRECGNARDRRIGQDLLRQAARAGDVRAQQELGLLED from the coding sequence ATGAAGTTTCGTACACCGCCTCCTTCCTCTTCCGTCAAATCGTCCACGGTTGCCTCACCCAAGCGCATTTCGATGCGGGTGGCCGAGTGGCTGCTGGATAGCCCGCGCCTGGGCGAAAACCCCAACGTCAAACACATCGCCGGACGTTTGCTCAAGCAACCGGCCCGTGAAGGCGTCGTCGCTGCGCAGAGCCGGCTGGGGCAACTGATGTGCCGTGAATGCGGCAATGCCCGGGATCGCCGGATTGGCCAGGATCTCTTGCGTCAGGCCGCGCGGGCAGGGGACGTGCGCGCGCAGCAGGAACTGGGCTTGCTCGAAGACTGA
- a CDS encoding MarR family winged helix-turn-helix transcriptional regulator, which produces MLDSQCLCINLRRAARGVSRHYDGALDGFGINVAQYSLLCNLQRLDQPSISTLAEAMGLDRSTLGRNLRVLEGEGLVTLVEGEDMRNRIVVLTEAGAERLKAALPAWEAAQQRLVDRLGAEKRETLLKLLDELA; this is translated from the coding sequence ATGCTCGACTCCCAATGTTTATGCATCAACCTGCGTCGCGCGGCCCGTGGCGTCAGCAGGCATTACGACGGCGCCCTCGATGGCTTCGGGATCAACGTTGCGCAGTATTCTTTGCTGTGCAACCTGCAGCGCCTGGATCAACCGAGTATTTCCACCCTCGCCGAGGCCATGGGCCTGGATCGCAGCACCCTGGGGCGCAATTTGCGGGTGCTGGAAGGTGAAGGTCTGGTGACGCTGGTCGAAGGTGAAGACATGCGCAATCGCATCGTCGTGTTGACCGAGGCGGGCGCCGAGCGTCTGAAAGCCGCCTTGCCGGCCTGGGAAGCGGCGCAACAGCGATTGGTCGATCGCCTGGGCGCGGAAAAGCGTGAGACCTTATTGAAATTGCTGGACGAACTGGCCTGA
- the cobU gene encoding bifunctional adenosylcobinamide kinase/adenosylcobinamide-phosphate guanylyltransferase, producing MLQLILGGARSGKSRLAEKIATDSQLQVTYIATSQPLDGEMNERVAHHRARRPAEWALIEEPVELARVLRENARADRCLLVDCLTLWMTNLLMLEDNQRLAAEREALLECLASLPGEIIFVSNETGMGVVPLGELTRRYVDEAGWLHQALAERCQRVVLTVAGLPLTLKGTAL from the coding sequence ATGCTCCAACTGATCCTCGGCGGCGCCCGCTCCGGCAAGAGTCGCCTGGCTGAAAAAATCGCAACAGACAGCCAGCTTCAAGTGACCTACATCGCCACCAGCCAACCCCTGGACGGCGAAATGAACGAGCGCGTCGCCCATCACCGCGCCCGCCGTCCGGCCGAATGGGCGTTGATCGAAGAGCCTGTGGAACTGGCCCGCGTCCTGCGCGAAAACGCCCGGGCCGACCGCTGCCTGCTGGTGGATTGCCTGACGCTGTGGATGACCAATCTGCTGATGCTCGAGGACAACCAGCGTCTCGCGGCCGAACGCGAAGCCTTGCTCGAATGCCTGGCGTCGTTGCCGGGTGAAATCATTTTTGTCAGCAACGAGACCGGAATGGGTGTCGTGCCGCTGGGCGAATTGACTCGCCGCTATGTCGATGAAGCCGGTTGGTTGCATCAAGCCCTGGCCGAGCGTTGTCAGCGTGTCGTCCTGACCGTCGCCGGCCTGCCCCTGACTTTGAAAGGAACTGCGTTATGA
- the rmuC gene encoding DNA recombination protein RmuC, with protein MLEERLATAHLAQDGLNAQLEACRDEVADLGQANAAKQADLAAVRREVELLQIERDDARDAAHAWNIERAGKEAELRRLDAQAASLKAELREQQESHQQRLNDLQGSRDELRAQFAELAGKIFDEREQRFAETSQQRLGQLLDPLKERIQSFEKRVEESYQAEARERFSLAKELERLQQLNLRLSDEATNLTRALKGQKTQGNWGELILERVLEHAGLEKGREYQTQVNLKGPDGERFQPDVIIYLPGDKQVVVDSKVSLTAYQQYVAAEDEAIGQIAIKQHVLSLRNHVKGLAGKDYKRLDGLHSLDFVLLFVPIEAAFSAALQAEPTLFQEAFDRNIVIVSPTTLLATLRVIDSLWKQERQSQNAREIAERAGWLYDKFVLFIQDLDEVGNRLQQLDKAYSSARNKLTEGRGNLVSRSEQLKLLGARASKSLPADLLERAMTDVDGLVELPE; from the coding sequence CTGCTGGAAGAGCGCCTGGCCACGGCACATCTGGCGCAGGATGGCCTGAATGCGCAGCTCGAGGCCTGTCGCGATGAAGTCGCTGATCTGGGTCAGGCCAACGCCGCCAAACAGGCGGACCTCGCCGCCGTGCGGCGTGAGGTCGAACTGCTGCAGATCGAGCGTGACGATGCCCGCGATGCGGCCCACGCCTGGAATATCGAACGCGCCGGCAAAGAAGCCGAACTGCGCCGCCTCGACGCCCAGGCCGCGTCCCTCAAGGCCGAGTTGCGCGAGCAACAGGAAAGCCATCAGCAGCGCCTCAACGACCTGCAGGGCTCGCGAGACGAACTGCGTGCGCAGTTCGCCGAGCTGGCGGGGAAAATCTTCGATGAGCGCGAGCAGCGTTTTGCCGAAACCAGCCAGCAGCGCCTGGGGCAGTTGCTCGATCCATTGAAGGAGCGCATCCAGTCTTTTGAAAAGCGCGTCGAGGAAAGCTATCAGGCCGAAGCCCGGGAGCGCTTCTCCCTGGCCAAGGAGTTGGAGCGCCTGCAACAGCTCAACCTGCGCCTGAGCGACGAGGCCACCAACCTGACCCGCGCCTTGAAAGGACAGAAAACCCAGGGCAACTGGGGCGAATTGATTCTGGAGCGCGTGCTTGAGCACGCGGGGCTTGAGAAGGGGCGCGAGTACCAGACCCAGGTCAATCTCAAGGGCCCGGACGGCGAGCGTTTCCAGCCGGACGTGATCATTTACCTGCCGGGCGACAAGCAGGTGGTGGTCGACTCCAAGGTCAGCCTGACGGCCTATCAGCAGTACGTGGCGGCCGAAGACGAAGCCATCGGCCAGATCGCCATCAAGCAGCACGTGCTGTCGTTGCGCAATCACGTCAAGGGCCTGGCCGGCAAGGACTACAAACGTCTCGACGGCTTGCACAGCCTGGACTTCGTCCTGTTGTTCGTGCCGATCGAGGCGGCGTTTTCCGCCGCGTTGCAGGCAGAGCCCACGCTGTTCCAGGAAGCCTTCGACCGCAACATCGTGATCGTCAGCCCGACCACGCTGCTGGCGACCCTGCGAGTCATCGACAGCCTGTGGAAGCAGGAGCGGCAAAGCCAGAACGCCCGGGAAATCGCCGAGCGGGCCGGGTGGCTGTACGACAAGTTCGTGCTGTTCATCCAGGACCTGGACGAGGTCGGCAATCGCTTGCAGCAACTGGATAAGGCCTACAGCTCGGCGCGCAACAAGCTGACAGAAGGCCGCGGCAACCTGGTCAGCCGCAGCGAGCAGCTCAAGTTGCTGGGGGCACGGGCGAGCAAGAGCCTGCCAGCTGACTTGCTGGAGCGGGCGATGACGGATGTGGATGGGTTGGTCGAACTGCCGGAATAG
- a CDS encoding MFS transporter, whose product MTSMWRTCGWVLLGSALILALSLGVRHGFGLFLAPMSAEFGWGREVFAFAIALQNLIWGLAQPFTGALADRFGAAKVVLVGGVLYAAGLVCMGLSDSAVTLSLSAGLLIGIGLSGTSFSVILGVVGRAVPPEKRSMGMGIASAAGSFGQFAMLPGTLGLIGWLGWSAALLALGLLVALIVPLVGMLKDKPLPVMGHEQTLSEALHEACSHSGFWLLAFGFFVCGFQVVFIGVHLPAYLVDQHLPATVGTTVLALIGLFNIFGTYTAGWLGGRMSKPRLLTGLYLLRAVVIALFLWAPVTTTSAYLFGMAMGFLWLSTVPLTNGTVATLFGVRNLSMLGGIVFLFHQLGSFLGGWLGGVVYDRTGSYNLIWQVAILLSLMAAALNWPVRERPVARLQSQMSAT is encoded by the coding sequence ATGACCTCGATGTGGCGTACGTGCGGTTGGGTTTTGCTGGGAAGTGCGCTGATCCTGGCGTTGTCCCTGGGGGTGCGACACGGCTTCGGGCTGTTCCTGGCGCCGATGAGCGCCGAGTTCGGCTGGGGGCGTGAGGTCTTCGCCTTCGCCATCGCCCTGCAGAACCTGATCTGGGGCCTGGCGCAACCCTTCACCGGTGCCCTGGCCGACCGCTTTGGCGCGGCGAAAGTGGTGCTGGTGGGCGGTGTCCTGTACGCGGCGGGTTTGGTGTGCATGGGGCTTTCCGACTCGGCGGTGACCTTGTCCCTGAGCGCCGGCCTGCTGATCGGCATCGGCCTGTCCGGCACGTCCTTCTCGGTGATCCTCGGCGTGGTCGGCCGCGCGGTGCCGCCGGAAAAACGCAGCATGGGCATGGGTATCGCCAGCGCGGCCGGTTCGTTCGGCCAGTTCGCCATGCTGCCCGGCACGCTCGGTTTGATCGGCTGGCTCGGCTGGTCAGCGGCGTTGCTGGCGCTGGGACTGCTGGTGGCGCTGATAGTGCCGCTGGTGGGCATGCTCAAGGACAAGCCGCTGCCGGTCATGGGCCACGAACAGACCCTCTCCGAAGCACTGCACGAGGCCTGCTCCCATTCGGGATTCTGGCTGCTGGCGTTCGGCTTTTTTGTCTGTGGCTTCCAGGTGGTGTTCATTGGCGTGCACCTGCCGGCCTACCTGGTGGATCAACATCTGCCGGCGACGGTGGGCACCACGGTGCTGGCGCTGATCGGCCTGTTCAACATCTTCGGCACCTACACTGCCGGCTGGCTCGGTGGACGCATGTCCAAGCCGCGTTTGTTGACTGGCCTGTACTTGTTGCGAGCCGTGGTGATCGCACTGTTCCTGTGGGCGCCGGTGACGACGACCAGCGCCTACCTGTTCGGCATGGCTATGGGGTTCCTGTGGTTGTCGACCGTTCCCTTGACCAACGGCACCGTGGCCACCTTGTTCGGCGTACGAAACCTGTCCATGCTCGGTGGGATTGTTTTCCTGTTTCACCAGCTCGGGTCGTTTCTCGGTGGCTGGCTGGGCGGGGTGGTGTATGACCGGACCGGGAGCTACAACTTGATCTGGCAGGTGGCGATTCTCTTGAGCCTGATGGCTGCGGCCCTGAACTGGCCCGTGCGTGAGCGGCCGGTGGCGCGCCTGCAAAGCCAGATGAGTGCGACATGA
- a CDS encoding glutathione peroxidase, protein MLMRWLAVPALLVAFTGLAQAAECPALLQGSLPKLRANESIDLCQRFAGKPLVVVNTASFCGFAPQFKSLEALNQRYKAQGLEVIGVPSNDFKQESKDGAETAKVCYVNYGVTFTMTEPQKVRGDDATHLFKVLATQSSAPKWNFYKYVVDRQGKVVASFSSLTKPDDPEFIEAVEKALASPPLASTP, encoded by the coding sequence ATGCTGATGCGCTGGTTGGCGGTTCCCGCGTTACTGGTAGCGTTTACCGGATTGGCCCAGGCGGCAGAGTGCCCGGCTCTGCTGCAAGGCTCGTTGCCCAAGTTGCGTGCCAATGAGTCCATCGATCTGTGCCAGCGTTTCGCCGGCAAGCCGCTGGTGGTGGTCAATACCGCCAGCTTCTGTGGGTTTGCCCCGCAGTTCAAAAGCCTTGAGGCGCTCAATCAGCGTTACAAGGCGCAGGGGCTGGAAGTGATCGGTGTGCCGTCCAATGACTTCAAGCAGGAGTCCAAGGACGGCGCCGAGACAGCCAAAGTCTGCTACGTGAACTACGGCGTGACCTTCACCATGACCGAGCCGCAGAAAGTCCGTGGCGACGATGCAACGCACCTGTTCAAGGTGCTCGCCACACAGAGCAGCGCGCCGAAGTGGAATTTCTACAAGTACGTGGTCGATCGCCAAGGCAAGGTGGTTGCCAGTTTCTCCAGCCTGACCAAGCCCGATGATCCTGAGTTCATTGAGGCGGTGGAGAAGGCCCTGGCTTCGCCACCATTGGCTTCCACGCCCTGA
- the cobC gene encoding alpha-ribazole phosphatase family protein: MILHLDLLRHGETELGGGLRGSLDDALTDKGWAQMRQAVVEQGPWDRLVSSPLQRCARFAEELAAQSGLPIELDKNLQELHFGAWEGQSAAALMETDGEALGLFWADPYSFTPPEGEPVADFSARVLAAVARLHAQYAGERVLLVSHGGVMRLLLAHARGLPREQLLNVEVAHGALFSLSVEPGGVLKEVR, encoded by the coding sequence ATGATCTTGCATCTGGACCTGTTGCGCCACGGTGAAACCGAGCTCGGCGGCGGCTTGCGCGGCAGCCTCGACGATGCGCTGACTGACAAGGGCTGGGCGCAGATGCGCCAGGCGGTGGTGGAGCAGGGGCCTTGGGATCGCCTGGTCAGTTCGCCATTGCAGCGCTGTGCGCGCTTCGCCGAAGAACTGGCGGCGCAATCAGGACTGCCGATCGAGCTGGACAAAAACCTGCAGGAACTGCATTTCGGTGCCTGGGAAGGACAGAGTGCCGCGGCGCTGATGGAAACCGACGGCGAGGCCCTGGGTTTGTTCTGGGCTGATCCTTACTCGTTTACCCCGCCTGAGGGCGAACCGGTCGCAGACTTTTCCGCGCGGGTGCTGGCGGCGGTGGCGCGCTTGCATGCGCAGTACGCCGGAGAGCGTGTACTGCTGGTCAGTCATGGCGGGGTCATGCGCCTGTTGCTGGCCCACGCCCGGGGCTTGCCGCGCGAGCAGTTGCTCAATGTCGAAGTGGCTCATGGTGCGCTGTTCTCGCTGTCGGTCGAGCCCGGCGGCGTCTTGAAGGAAGTACGCTGA
- the cobT gene encoding nicotinate-nucleotide--dimethylbenzimidazole phosphoribosyltransferase — protein MTSSWWLNPCQPINAQAVEQAQARQQQLTKPTGSLGQLESVAVQLAGLQGQVKPSLARVSIAIFAGDHGVVAEGVSAYPQEVTGQMLHNFVSGGAAISVLARQLGASLEVVDLGTITPSLNLAGVRHLNIGPGTANFAQGPAMTVAQGEQALQAGRDSVQRAIATGAQLFIGGEMGIGNTTAASALACALLDCPVAHLTGPGTGLDATGVSHKAQVIERALVLHGAQRGDALQTLFNLGGFEVAALVGAYLACAQQGVAVLVDGFICSVAAVVAVRLNPSCRPWLLFAHRGAEPGHRHVLETLKAEPLLDLGLRLGEGSGAALAVPLLRLACDLHGQMATFAEAAVADRPA, from the coding sequence ATGACCTCATCCTGGTGGCTGAACCCGTGCCAACCGATCAACGCCCAGGCTGTCGAGCAGGCGCAAGCCCGTCAACAGCAACTGACCAAGCCGACTGGCTCCCTTGGCCAGCTTGAGTCGGTGGCGGTGCAACTGGCCGGACTCCAGGGGCAGGTCAAGCCGAGCCTTGCGCGGGTGTCGATCGCGATTTTTGCCGGTGACCATGGTGTGGTGGCCGAGGGCGTGTCGGCCTATCCCCAGGAAGTCACCGGGCAGATGCTGCACAACTTCGTCAGCGGTGGTGCCGCGATCAGCGTGTTGGCGCGGCAGTTGGGCGCCTCCCTGGAAGTGGTCGACCTGGGCACCATTACGCCGTCGTTGAACCTGGCGGGTGTGCGACACCTGAACATCGGGCCCGGCACGGCGAATTTTGCCCAGGGGCCGGCGATGACCGTGGCGCAAGGTGAACAAGCGTTGCAGGCCGGTCGGGACAGCGTGCAGCGTGCCATCGCGACGGGGGCGCAACTGTTCATCGGTGGTGAAATGGGCATCGGTAACACCACGGCGGCCAGCGCCCTGGCCTGTGCCTTGCTGGATTGCCCGGTGGCGCACCTGACCGGGCCGGGTACGGGGCTGGATGCGACGGGTGTCAGCCATAAAGCGCAGGTGATTGAACGCGCGTTGGTACTGCACGGCGCTCAGCGGGGCGATGCGCTGCAGACCCTGTTCAATCTCGGGGGGTTTGAAGTCGCGGCGCTGGTCGGCGCCTACCTGGCGTGCGCCCAGCAAGGCGTTGCGGTGTTGGTGGACGGGTTCATCTGCAGCGTCGCGGCGGTGGTGGCGGTGCGTTTGAATCCGTCGTGCCGGCCATGGCTGTTGTTCGCTCATCGCGGTGCCGAGCCGGGGCATCGTCATGTGCTGGAAACCCTGAAGGCCGAACCCTTGCTGGACCTTGGCCTGCGACTGGGCGAGGGCAGTGGCGCCGCGTTGGCCGTGCCATTGCTGCGCCTGGCCTGCGACCTGCACGGGCAGATGGCGACGTTCGCGGAAGCGGCGGTGGCGGATCGTCCGGCATGA
- a CDS encoding adenosylcobinamide-GDP ribazoletransferase, with product MLPFWIALQFLSSLPIRLPGMPTPEELGRSLLFYPLVGVLFGGILWGLNGLLLGAPLLLHAALLLTVWVLLSGALHLDGLADSADAWLGGFGDRERTLTIMKDPRSGPIAVVTLVLVLLLKFAALVALIEQQQALALIIVPLISRSALLGLFLTTPYVRPGGLGQALADHLPRSAGKQVLAGSALLCVLIAGLNGVWALLLAALMFAWLRQVMLRRLGGTTGDTAGALLELLEVAVLVGVTLL from the coding sequence ATGTTGCCATTCTGGATCGCCCTGCAATTTCTCAGCAGCCTGCCGATTCGTCTGCCGGGCATGCCGACGCCCGAGGAGCTGGGGCGCTCGCTGCTGTTTTATCCGTTGGTGGGCGTGCTGTTCGGCGGCATTTTGTGGGGGTTGAACGGGCTGTTGCTGGGGGCGCCACTGTTGCTGCATGCGGCGCTGTTGCTGACGGTATGGGTGCTGCTCAGCGGCGCGCTGCACCTGGACGGCCTGGCCGACAGCGCCGACGCCTGGCTGGGCGGATTCGGCGACCGCGAGCGTACGCTAACGATCATGAAGGATCCGCGCAGCGGGCCGATCGCCGTGGTCACGCTGGTGTTGGTGTTGCTGCTGAAGTTCGCTGCTCTGGTCGCGCTGATCGAACAGCAGCAGGCGCTGGCCCTGATCATTGTTCCCTTGATCAGCCGCAGTGCGTTGCTGGGGCTGTTCCTGACCACGCCTTATGTGCGTCCCGGCGGCTTGGGGCAAGCCCTGGCCGATCATCTTCCGCGATCGGCGGGCAAACAGGTGTTGGCGGGCAGTGCCTTGCTGTGCGTGCTGATCGCTGGCCTCAACGGTGTTTGGGCGCTGCTGCTGGCGGCGCTGATGTTTGCCTGGTTGAGGCAGGTGATGCTGCGCCGATTGGGCGGCACGACAGGCGACACGGCGGGGGCGTTGCTGGAGCTATTGGAAGTAGCAGTGTTGGTGGGCGTAACGTTGCTCTGA
- a CDS encoding cobyric acid synthase, with protein sequence MTTLMVQGTTSDAGKSTLVTALCRWVTRQGVSVVPFKPQNMALNSAVTADGGEIGRAQAVQAQAAFLEPHTDMNPVLLKPNSDTGAQVIIHGRAVTTMNAVAYHDYKAIAMQAVLASHERLSAAYPVVMVEGAGSPAEINLRAGDIANMGFAEAVDCPVVLIADINRGGVFAHLVGTLELLSPTEQGRVKGFIINRFRGDIALLQPGLDWLEARTGKPVIGVLPYVMDLHLEAEDGIDQRQADKAEQVLKVVVPVLPRISNHTDFDPLRLHPQVDLQFIGPGQAIPAADLIILPGSKSVRSDLAYLRANGWETAISRHLRYGGKVLGICGGLQMLGEQVHDPLGLEGAPGSSDGLGLLAFTTQLEEHKQLRNVRGRLALENAEVCGYEIHAGVTTGPALENAAVQLDDGRCDGAQCVDGQIFGTYLHGLFESPAACSALLRWAGLQAVQEVDYHGLRERDIERLADLVEKHLDTGLLRELCGF encoded by the coding sequence ATGACTACCTTGATGGTGCAGGGCACCACGTCCGACGCCGGTAAAAGCACGCTGGTGACGGCACTGTGCCGCTGGGTGACGCGCCAGGGTGTCAGCGTGGTGCCGTTCAAGCCGCAGAACATGGCGCTCAACAGCGCGGTGACTGCCGACGGTGGCGAGATCGGTCGCGCGCAAGCCGTGCAGGCCCAGGCCGCCTTTCTTGAACCCCACACCGACATGAATCCGGTGCTGCTCAAGCCCAACAGCGATACCGGCGCCCAGGTGATCATCCATGGGCGTGCGGTCACCACGATGAACGCCGTGGCCTATCACGACTACAAGGCCATCGCGATGCAAGCGGTGCTGGCCTCCCATGAACGCTTGAGCGCGGCGTATCCGGTGGTGATGGTCGAAGGCGCGGGCTCACCGGCCGAGATCAACCTGCGCGCTGGCGACATCGCCAACATGGGCTTCGCCGAAGCGGTGGATTGCCCGGTGGTGCTGATCGCTGACATCAATCGGGGCGGGGTGTTCGCCCATCTGGTGGGTACCCTGGAATTGCTGTCGCCCACCGAGCAGGGGCGGGTCAAAGGCTTCATCATCAACCGTTTTCGCGGTGATATCGCCCTGCTGCAACCCGGTCTCGACTGGCTTGAGGCGCGCACCGGCAAACCGGTGATCGGCGTGCTGCCGTATGTGATGGACTTGCACCTGGAGGCTGAGGACGGTATCGATCAGCGCCAGGCCGACAAGGCCGAGCAGGTGCTCAAAGTAGTAGTGCCGGTGTTGCCGCGCATCAGCAACCACACCGATTTCGATCCGCTGCGCCTGCACCCGCAAGTGGACCTGCAATTCATCGGCCCCGGCCAGGCGATTCCGGCGGCCGACCTGATCATTCTTCCCGGTTCGAAAAGCGTGCGCAGCGACCTGGCCTATCTGCGCGCCAATGGCTGGGAAACCGCGATCTCGCGACACCTGCGCTATGGCGGCAAAGTGCTGGGTATTTGCGGCGGCCTGCAGATGCTCGGTGAGCAGGTGCATGATCCGTTGGGCCTTGAAGGCGCGCCGGGGTCTAGTGACGGCTTGGGCCTGCTGGCATTCACCACGCAGCTCGAAGAACACAAGCAACTGCGCAATGTGCGCGGGCGCCTGGCGCTGGAGAACGCTGAAGTCTGCGGCTACGAGATCCACGCTGGCGTGACCACCGGCCCGGCCCTGGAGAACGCCGCCGTGCAGCTGGACGACGGTCGCTGCGATGGCGCGCAGTGTGTCGATGGGCAGATTTTCGGTACCTATTTGCATGGCTTGTTCGAATCCCCGGCGGCGTGCAGTGCGCTGTTGCGGTGGGCGGGATTGCAGGCGGTGCAGGAGGTGGATTACCACGGGTTGCGCGAGCGCGATATCGAACGGCTGGCGGATTTGGTGGAGAAGCATTTGGATACCGGGCTGTTGCGTGAGCTCTGTGGTTTTTGA